TACCACCAGGGGATGCCGTTTACGGCCGGCACCACGACGCCTTGCGGCGCCAGCATCGGCGCCAGGTGCGCGGCGATATCGTCCAGCGCCTGTTGCTTGACCGCAAGAATCAGGTAGTCCGCGCCGCGCACCTGACGCGGATCGTCGGTGGCGCGCACCGGGTAGTGGCGCGTGGCGCCGTCAGCCGTCAAGCCGACGCCATGTTGCCGCAGGGCGGCCAGCGTTTGTCCGCGGGCGATCATGGTCACCTCGCAGCCAGCCTGGGCCAGGCGCGCGGCGAGCAGACAGCCGATCGCGCCCGCACCATATACCGCGACGCGGCATTGATGAGCATCTTCCATTTCTACTCTACGAAAAGTGGCCGCCAGGGGGCGGCGCGGTTGCCGCTATTCCTGGTATTCGGGCCGGATGCGTTGCAGCAGCCGGAGCAGGGGAGGCCAGTGCTTGTGGCGGGACGGACGGTCGAGGCGGTCGAACTGGCGGCCGACCTTCTCGGCAACTGCGGCGGAGGGTGTTACAAGCGGCAGGCCGCCGGCCAGCGCCGCGACCTGCGCCTGGCAGGCGCGCTCCAGATAGAACATGGCGTCGAAGGCGTCTGGCACGCTGGCGCCGCAGACCAGCAGGCCGTGATTGCGCAGGATCATCGCGCTGTGGGGGCCGAGATCGGCGATCAGGCGCTGCTGTTCGTCCATGTCGAGCGCGACGCCTTCGTAGTCGTGGTAGCCGATGCGGTTATGAAAGCGCATGGCATGCTGCGAAATCATGAGCAGGCCGGCCTCTTGCGCGGATACCGCGATGCCGGCCGCGGTATGCGTATGCATGACGCAGGCCGCGTCGTGGCGGACGCGATGGATGGCGCTATGGATGACGAAGCCGGCGGGGTTGATGCCCAGGCCGGTCTGGTCAAGCAGGATGCCGCCGTCTATGTCCACCTTGACCAGGTTGGACGCGGTGATTTCGTTGAACATCAGCCCGTAGGCATTGATCAGGAAGTGCGGCTGGGCGCCGGGAACCCTCGCCGAGATATGCGTATAGATGTGGTCGGTCATACGCATTTCGACAGCCAGGTTATAGGCTGCGGCGAGGTCTACGCGCACTGCCCATTCCTCGGCCGAAACCTGGTCCTTGATCGATGCCTCTTGCACGGCAGCTCCTCCAGTTTTGCATTCTTCTTGGTCTGGCCGGCGCTTCTGCTGCGTGGCCTCTTTGAACCGGAGTATAGGTTTTCCGACTGCTGGCGACTAAGCAAACGTTTTGATGGAAAAGCATAAATCCCATCAATCATTCAGCCTTGCCGGCATGCATGAAAAACCTTGATGGATATGCATAAAAACGTTTAGCTAGTGCCGCGAAATGCCGCTACCTATACTGATTTTCCTACTCATGGGCGCAGCCGCAAGGAGCCGGCGCGCCGTTGAAAAATCAGAATAGCCGGAGGCTGGATGGACGCAGCAGGAAACCGCGGGATCACGGATTTGCTCGATGAACAGGCGCTGTGCCACGGGCATAAGCTGGCGATCGTGCATGAGTACCAGAACGGCGACATCAGCCAGTTGAGCTTCATCCAGTTGCGCGAGGCGGCCCGCGCATTCGCCGCGGGCTTGCAGGCGCGCGGCGTGCAGCCGGGCGACCGCGTATTCGTTTTCATGGGCAACACCGCAGAGTACGTGCCGCTGTGGATGGGCCTGATGCTGGCGGGCGCCGTTATCGTGGCCGGCAACATCCATCTCACTGCGCCGGAAGTAGCCTATCAGCTTGAGCATTGTCAGCCCGCGCTGGCGCTGGTCGAGCCCGCGCACGAAGCGTTGATCCGCGAAGTCCGCGACGCGATGGATCAAGGCCCGGAAATCGTGCCGGTGGCGCGCGGCAGCCTGGGGCCGGAAGGAGTGAGCGGCGCGTTGGCGGCGACGTCCGCGGATTACCGCGAGCCCGAGCTATGCAGCGACGACCTTGCGCAGATCCTGTACACGTCGGGTACTTCGGCGCGGCCCAAGGGGGTGATGCTCACGCACGCCAACCTGCTCTGGTGTGGCCAGGCGGGCGCGGCCAACAGCGGCATAGGCCGCGCTGACCGCGTGTTCAACAACAAGCCGCTGTTCCACGCCAACTGCCAGGAAACCGTGCTGTCCTGCCTGACCGCGGGCGCCACCGCGGTGATCGGGGAACGCTATAGCGCCACGCGCTACCTGCGCCAGCTCATCGAACACCGCATCACGATATGCAGCCTGTCCGGCATGCTGTGCCGAACCTTGTTGAACCAGCCGCCCACGCCTTTCGATACGGCGCATCAGGTGCGGTACGCGGGCTATGCCATCAATATTTCGGAAGCCGAGATCGCGGCGTTCATCGAGCGTTTCCGTATCCCGTTGCGCAACGGCTACGGGCAGTCCGAGACCATGCTTTACATCACCTTGCAGCCGCATGCCTCGCCCTCGGCCTATCCGTCCATCGGGCGCGCCACGCCCGACCGCGAAGTGTTCGTGGTCGACGACGACAACCGGCCGGTGGCCGTGGGCGCAGTCGGCGAGATCGTGGTGCGCGGACGTCCTGGGCGCACGCTGACCCTGGGCTACTACCGCGACCCGGCGGCGACGCAGGCGGTGTTCGAGGGCGGCTGGCTGCACACGGGGGACCTCGGCTACCAGGATGCCAAGGGCAACTTCTTTTTCTTCGGCCGCAAGAAGGAAGTGATAAAGCGGGCTGGCGAGAACATCTCGGCGGCGGAGGTGGAAGAGGCCTTGATGGGGCATCCCGCCGTGCGCGACGTGGCCGTGGTGGGCATACCCGATCCGGTGCGCGACCAGTCGGTCAAGGCTTTCGTCGTGCTGCACGCCGGGCACCAGGCGGATGCGGATGCCATCAAGACCTATTGCGCCGGGCGGCTCGCATATTTCAAGGTACCCGAGCACGTGCAGTTCATGACTGAGTTGCCGCGCAACGCCAGCGGCAAAGTGCAGAAGCGCGCGCTGCTCGACGCCTGAGCGCGGCCGCAAGTCATCAGGCGTGGCCGGTAGCCGCCTTGCCCAGGCGGGCAAGGGCTTCGGCGACCTGATGGACGACGGACTGGCCCTGGTTGCGGTGGATGGCGATGGTGAACTCCAGCGTCAGCGGCGTCTGCGCCGGGTCCACCAGCACCAGAGTGCCGGCGCGAACTTGTTCGGCCACCATCATTTCCGGCAACTGCGCGATGCCGCCGCCGGCCTCGACGACTTCGATCAGGCTGTTCAGGCGATTGCAGCTGCAGATGTTGTCCAGGTTGGCGCCCATATCGCGCAGCTCGTCCTGCGCCGGTCCGAAGAAACCCGACGGGCGCGATACGCACCACAGCGGCTCGGTTTGCAGTAGCGATTGCATGGTGCGAGGCTGGCCTTCAGCGTTGCTCAGC
The sequence above is drawn from the Achromobacter xylosoxidans genome and encodes:
- a CDS encoding AMP-binding protein, with translation MDAAGNRGITDLLDEQALCHGHKLAIVHEYQNGDISQLSFIQLREAARAFAAGLQARGVQPGDRVFVFMGNTAEYVPLWMGLMLAGAVIVAGNIHLTAPEVAYQLEHCQPALALVEPAHEALIREVRDAMDQGPEIVPVARGSLGPEGVSGALAATSADYREPELCSDDLAQILYTSGTSARPKGVMLTHANLLWCGQAGAANSGIGRADRVFNNKPLFHANCQETVLSCLTAGATAVIGERYSATRYLRQLIEHRITICSLSGMLCRTLLNQPPTPFDTAHQVRYAGYAINISEAEIAAFIERFRIPLRNGYGQSETMLYITLQPHASPSAYPSIGRATPDREVFVVDDDNRPVAVGAVGEIVVRGRPGRTLTLGYYRDPAATQAVFEGGWLHTGDLGYQDAKGNFFFFGRKKEVIKRAGENISAAEVEEALMGHPAVRDVAVVGIPDPVRDQSVKAFVVLHAGHQADADAIKTYCAGRLAYFKVPEHVQFMTELPRNASGKVQKRALLDA
- a CDS encoding class II aldolase/adducin family protein, which encodes MQEASIKDQVSAEEWAVRVDLAAAYNLAVEMRMTDHIYTHISARVPGAQPHFLINAYGLMFNEITASNLVKVDIDGGILLDQTGLGINPAGFVIHSAIHRVRHDAACVMHTHTAAGIAVSAQEAGLLMISQHAMRFHNRIGYHDYEGVALDMDEQQRLIADLGPHSAMILRNHGLLVCGASVPDAFDAMFYLERACQAQVAALAGGLPLVTPSAAVAEKVGRQFDRLDRPSRHKHWPPLLRLLQRIRPEYQE